From Nitrososphaerales archaeon, one genomic window encodes:
- a CDS encoding aminopeptidase P family protein, whose amino-acid sequence MSVFGNRRKKLLSLAKGKQLVATKPSNIFYLTDFWGGGAAVVHEDRTLLVTSALDAQRAKEVGKEVEVVVVKRWADLPLRVGRELESGKVLVDDDSQFRKGRRYGWSPGLFLEARRVKDEVEVARINNASRGQDKVFEALEREIRPGRTEWEIAAEALKIATMSELTQSGSDSALSPIIVASGENGALPHGELSERRIRNGDFVVADIFFRSEGYNSDETRTFAVGTVSSEMKGHYRAVLDAQERALETVKEGATCGEVNEAAVKALRVHGVEKHLTHGIGHGVGIDIHELPSISKGSKVRLVRNDVVTVEPGVYFPGRYGIRIEDTVKVDKKPFPLTHYTKELVTVG is encoded by the coding sequence ATGAGCGTATTCGGTAATCGGCGCAAGAAACTGCTTTCCCTTGCCAAGGGGAAGCAGCTTGTCGCCACAAAGCCAAGCAACATCTTCTATCTGACCGACTTCTGGGGAGGGGGGGCAGCTGTGGTGCATGAGGACAGGACGCTCCTCGTAACAAGCGCTCTAGATGCCCAAAGGGCGAAAGAGGTCGGAAAGGAGGTTGAGGTGGTCGTAGTGAAGCGATGGGCTGACCTGCCCCTCAGAGTGGGGAGAGAGCTGGAGAGTGGCAAGGTCTTGGTTGACGACGACAGCCAGTTCCGGAAGGGGAGAAGGTACGGGTGGTCGCCAGGCCTTTTCCTGGAGGCGAGGCGCGTCAAGGACGAGGTAGAAGTTGCGAGGATCAACAATGCCTCCCGCGGGCAGGATAAGGTCTTCGAGGCGCTTGAACGCGAAATAAGACCGGGCAGGACTGAGTGGGAAATAGCGGCAGAGGCGCTGAAAATCGCTACAATGAGCGAATTAACCCAATCTGGCTCCGATTCGGCGTTAAGTCCCATAATCGTAGCTTCGGGGGAGAATGGAGCGCTTCCCCACGGAGAGCTAAGCGAAAGAAGGATAAGGAATGGCGATTTCGTCGTTGCGGATATATTCTTTAGGTCTGAGGGATACAATTCGGATGAAACAAGGACCTTCGCAGTCGGGACCGTCAGCTCAGAGATGAAAGGGCACTACAGGGCCGTTCTCGATGCGCAGGAGAGAGCCTTGGAGACCGTGAAGGAGGGAGCGACATGCGGCGAAGTGAACGAGGCAGCAGTGAAGGCTTTGAGGGTTCATGGAGTCGAGAAGCATCTCACCCACGGAATCGGACATGGCGTCGGAATAGACATACACGAGTTGCCCTCGATCTCAAAGGGCAGCAAGGTGAGGCTGGTTAGGAACGACGTAGTGACAGTCGAACCAGGAGTCTACTTCCCCGGTAGGTACGGCATCAGGATCGAGGACACAGTCAAGGTGGACAAGAAGCCATTTCCGCTGACCCACTACACCAAAGAACTTGTCACAGTGGGGTAG
- a CDS encoding GNAT family N-acetyltransferase, translating to MDDRVTIRKGTRDDSEGFQQLLVALARFEKLEPPTPAARRRILRDIFQRKRVSLLLAIRDDRPVGYALYFYTYSSFLARPTLYLEDIFVLDEFRGSGIGRSLLLRCVKEATRRGCGRMEWSVLNWNRRAMKFYEALGAKRLAEWSVYRLDSRGLGRLSRSAASN from the coding sequence TTGGATGATCGAGTGACGATAAGAAAAGGCACCAGAGACGACTCGGAAGGATTTCAGCAGCTGCTCGTCGCCCTCGCACGATTCGAGAAGCTCGAGCCTCCGACCCCAGCCGCGCGAAGAAGAATTCTGAGAGACATCTTCCAGAGGAAGCGGGTCAGCCTCCTCTTGGCTATCCGTGATGACAGGCCAGTGGGATACGCTCTCTACTTTTACACCTATTCTTCCTTCTTGGCAAGGCCGACGCTCTACCTCGAAGACATTTTCGTCCTAGACGAGTTCAGGGGTTCGGGCATCGGCAGGTCCCTCCTCCTGAGGTGCGTAAAGGAGGCGACCAGACGCGGGTGTGGCAGGATGGAGTGGTCCGTCCTGAACTGGAACAGGAGGGCGATGAAGTTCTACGAGGCGTTGGGAGCGAAGAGGCTGGCAGAATGGTCTGTCTACAGGCTGGATTCCAGGGGTCTCGGCCGGCTCTCACGGTCGGCGGCAAGCAATTGA
- a CDS encoding PhzF family phenazine biosynthesis protein: protein MTARGLIFHLVDVFAESPYGGNELAVVRDAKRLSTKEMQKIAREFNFSETTFITSSENSKTKAARLFKVRIFTPLRELPFAGHPTLGTAYVIQKFVIRRRVPEITLDLKIGRIPVTLVYGRGGELDKLWMRQVEPTFGKEQLAASELSKVLGIGSDDIDPRFPIAEVSTGVPFIIVPLRNLGAVRRCRVDGKSYRELLQRVGEEGILVFSPEARETGDDLSVRVFVEAFGIPEDAATGSGNGCLAAYLSHYKYFRSEEVNAKVDQGHEIGRPSRIYLKASEEGGKLRVLVGGHVESVGVGKFG from the coding sequence TTGACGGCGAGGGGACTGATTTTTCACTTGGTGGACGTCTTCGCAGAATCCCCTTATGGCGGCAACGAGCTTGCGGTGGTACGCGACGCGAAACGACTCTCCACCAAAGAGATGCAGAAGATCGCGCGCGAATTCAACTTCTCGGAAACGACGTTTATCACCTCAAGCGAGAACTCGAAGACCAAGGCCGCTCGTCTCTTCAAGGTGAGGATATTCACTCCCTTGCGGGAGCTGCCGTTCGCCGGCCATCCAACACTGGGAACGGCCTATGTGATACAGAAGTTCGTCATTAGGAGACGGGTGCCAGAAATAACATTGGATCTCAAGATCGGGAGGATTCCCGTCACTCTCGTCTACGGTCGGGGCGGAGAATTGGATAAACTCTGGATGAGGCAGGTAGAGCCGACCTTTGGAAAGGAGCAGCTCGCTGCTAGCGAACTCTCCAAGGTCCTTGGAATAGGGTCCGATGACATCGACCCGAGGTTTCCCATCGCGGAAGTTTCGACGGGCGTGCCTTTCATCATCGTCCCATTGCGCAACCTCGGCGCTGTCAGGCGCTGCAGGGTTGACGGGAAGTCATACCGCGAGCTTCTCCAGAGGGTGGGGGAGGAAGGAATACTGGTCTTCTCTCCCGAAGCCCGCGAAACCGGCGACGATCTGAGCGTGCGAGTTTTCGTCGAAGCGTTCGGAATACCTGAAGACGCGGCAACGGGCAGCGGCAACGGCTGTCTGGCGGCTTATCTCTCACACTACAAGTACTTCCGAAGCGAGGAAGTAAACGCCAAGGTCGACCAGGGGCACGAAATCGGAAGGCCCTCCAGGATCTACCTGAAGGCTAGCGAAGAGGGAGGGAAACTTCGAGTCTTAGTAGGAGGACATGTCGAGTCAGTCGGCGTGGGTAAGTTCGGATGA
- a CDS encoding DUF488 family protein: MIQTAKSVYDKPGPDDGERILVMRTWPRGISKGKVDKWLKELGTDMDLIHEWKQGKVTWEEFSSRYVKSLKGKEEVLMELASESKKGTVTLLCTDKDETRCHRSLLRKEIERYL; this comes from the coding sequence ATGATACAGACCGCCAAGTCGGTCTACGACAAGCCCGGGCCAGATGACGGCGAAAGAATCCTTGTGATGAGGACTTGGCCCAGAGGGATATCCAAGGGCAAGGTCGACAAGTGGCTGAAGGAGCTTGGCACGGACATGGACCTGATTCACGAATGGAAGCAAGGGAAGGTGACTTGGGAAGAGTTCTCCTCGCGGTACGTGAAGAGCCTCAAGGGAAAGGAGGAGGTGCTCATGGAGCTGGCCTCAGAGTCAAAGAAAGGGACGGTAACACTCCTTTGCACTGACAAGGACGAGACGCGCTGCCACAGGTCACTCCTGAGAAAGGAGATTGAGCGCTACCTCTGA
- a CDS encoding uracil-DNA glycosylase, which produces MKLTLRTTFRSLSGVGKEVVTCRACPRLVRFREGVAPRAAFRGERYWRRPVPGFGDPEAELVVVGLAPAAHGGNRTGRVFTGDGSGRFLVKALCAAGFANQSVSESRDDGLVYTKCYVTAAVKCAPPGDRPTGAEFANCSGYLDAELALLKRAKVVLALGSMAFRAVVDSERKKGRDVSGMRFIHGASYPLAGGRRLYAGYHPSPRNTNTGKLTGAMLVSLLQRIKAGITSE; this is translated from the coding sequence ATGAAACTGACACTTCGGACAACGTTTCGTTCGCTCTCAGGTGTGGGAAAGGAGGTAGTGACCTGCAGGGCCTGCCCTCGCCTCGTCCGTTTCAGGGAGGGAGTGGCGCCAAGGGCCGCCTTTAGGGGAGAGCGCTACTGGCGGAGGCCGGTCCCGGGCTTCGGCGACCCTGAGGCTGAACTTGTCGTGGTCGGACTGGCCCCTGCCGCCCACGGAGGGAACAGGACTGGCCGCGTCTTCACTGGCGACGGCTCCGGCAGGTTCCTAGTCAAGGCGCTCTGCGCTGCAGGTTTCGCGAACCAGTCAGTCTCGGAGTCGAGAGACGATGGCCTTGTCTACACCAAGTGCTACGTGACAGCGGCAGTCAAGTGCGCCCCGCCGGGCGACAGACCGACCGGGGCAGAGTTCGCAAACTGCAGCGGCTACCTCGACGCGGAGCTCGCACTTCTGAAGAGGGCCAAAGTGGTCCTCGCGCTCGGGAGCATGGCCTTCAGGGCAGTCGTTGACAGCGAGAGGAAGAAGGGCAGGGACGTCTCAGGAATGCGTTTCATACACGGCGCCTCCTATCCGCTTGCAGGAGGCAGGCGGCTTTACGCTGGCTACCATCCGAGCCCGAGGAACACGAACACTGGCAAGCTGACCGGGGCGATGCTTGTCAGTCTCTTGCAACGGATAAAGGCCGGAATCACGTCAGAGTGA
- the lysS gene encoding lysine--tRNA ligase, translating to MRAEPSIIGRGTWLDKVASEVLAREERLGRKLGLLRVESGLGASGIPHIGSVGDAIRSYGVKLGLETAGYKSELIAYSDDFDGLRKVPAGFPAWLKDYIAQPVSRIPDPFGCHGSYAEHVGSLLREAMDKLGIEYRFQSGAEAYEKGLLNERIKVILSRADEIGRKIKEMVGQSKYEKSLPYTPVCKQCNRIYTTQAHSYDAKRATVGYRCEGTKLGSSFLKGCGFEGEASVLEGNGKLMWKVEFAARWAALDIRFEAYGKEIGDSVKINDWVAEYILAFPPPHHARYELFQDKSGKKMSKSVGNLVTPQEWLNYASPESLRLLMYKRIIGARSVSLDDLPVYVEDFDDLEENYFSKTRDPNQMKDARLKGLYEYTMLLRPPNAKPVHVPYKLMAQLASVAPEGSVHDFVLKRLVAYGMVKESSPELMQKISWASAWGMREGKRTPEHVEVSPTVSRAIKQFAERIVAAKNADEVQNAAFEAVKGHGLKPGDFFPAVYSILVGSDRGPRLGPYVMDAGPKSVGKALLDAVKR from the coding sequence TTGAGAGCGGAGCCGAGCATCATTGGCAGGGGCACGTGGCTCGACAAGGTCGCCTCCGAGGTGTTGGCTAGGGAGGAGAGACTTGGCAGGAAACTCGGATTATTGAGGGTCGAGAGCGGCCTGGGCGCTTCGGGCATCCCCCATATCGGCAGCGTTGGGGACGCCATCAGGAGCTACGGGGTGAAACTGGGGCTCGAGACGGCGGGCTACAAATCGGAGCTCATCGCATACTCCGACGACTTTGACGGCCTGAGGAAGGTGCCTGCCGGGTTCCCGGCGTGGCTCAAGGACTACATTGCACAGCCCGTCTCACGCATACCCGACCCCTTTGGCTGTCACGGTTCCTACGCCGAGCACGTGGGCTCCCTCCTGAGGGAGGCGATGGACAAACTGGGGATAGAGTACAGGTTCCAGAGCGGTGCCGAGGCCTACGAGAAGGGGCTGCTGAACGAGCGGATCAAGGTCATCCTCTCGAGGGCAGACGAAATAGGCAGGAAGATCAAAGAGATGGTGGGGCAGTCGAAGTACGAGAAGAGCCTGCCGTACACGCCGGTCTGCAAACAGTGCAACAGGATATACACGACGCAGGCGCATTCGTACGACGCCAAGCGCGCGACCGTCGGCTACAGGTGTGAGGGGACCAAGCTGGGTTCCAGCTTCCTGAAGGGTTGTGGCTTCGAGGGAGAGGCGAGTGTCCTTGAGGGCAACGGCAAGCTGATGTGGAAAGTGGAGTTTGCCGCCAGGTGGGCGGCGCTGGACATCAGGTTCGAGGCATACGGGAAGGAGATCGGCGATTCTGTCAAGATCAACGACTGGGTGGCGGAATACATCCTCGCGTTCCCTCCGCCCCACCACGCGAGGTACGAGCTCTTCCAGGACAAGAGCGGTAAGAAGATGTCCAAGTCGGTCGGCAACCTGGTAACCCCGCAGGAGTGGCTGAACTACGCGTCCCCGGAGAGCCTTAGACTGTTAATGTACAAGAGGATAATCGGAGCCAGGAGCGTCTCGCTCGATGACCTCCCCGTATACGTGGAGGACTTCGACGACCTGGAGGAGAACTACTTCTCGAAGACAAGGGACCCCAACCAGATGAAGGACGCCCGGCTCAAGGGACTGTACGAGTACACCATGCTGCTGAGGCCGCCGAATGCGAAGCCTGTCCACGTCCCGTACAAGCTAATGGCGCAGCTGGCCTCGGTCGCCCCAGAAGGATCAGTCCACGACTTTGTCCTGAAGCGGTTGGTCGCATACGGGATGGTCAAGGAGTCGTCGCCCGAGTTGATGCAAAAGATCTCGTGGGCGTCGGCCTGGGGCATGAGGGAGGGAAAGAGGACACCCGAGCACGTCGAGGTCTCCCCTACCGTTTCAAGGGCAATCAAGCAGTTCGCAGAGAGGATAGTCGCAGCCAAGAACGCCGACGAGGTCCAGAACGCGGCCTTCGAGGCAGTCAAGGGGCACGGTCTCAAGCCGGGCGACTTCTTCCCGGCGGTCTACTCAATCCTAGTTGGCTCTGACAGAGGGCCCAGGCTCGGTCCGTACGTAATGGACGCGGGTCCAAAGAGCGTGGGAAAGGCTCTCCTCGACGCAGTGAAGAGATGA
- a CDS encoding VWA domain-containing protein — MSYDESKAKDLFFIIDGSRSMNDKVKASGMRRMDIVRVGLLGFVNERWAVSYVPWPLRIGITFYRLLGTPGSTQLDVVVPLNPAPASLELYRLNEMPCKGGSPLVDAIRFSLGEIADSLRGEKRVKLISDGGNDGEPVKNCAEELKAAKVAFDAIELSNSASQELRGIATLTGGRYYRPNGLAEFNAAIRE; from the coding sequence TTGAGCTACGACGAGTCGAAGGCCAAGGACCTGTTCTTCATCATCGACGGGTCGCGCAGCATGAACGACAAGGTCAAGGCCTCGGGCATGAGAAGGATGGACATCGTCAGGGTGGGCCTGCTGGGGTTCGTGAACGAAAGGTGGGCCGTCTCCTACGTACCGTGGCCGCTCAGGATCGGCATCACGTTCTATAGGCTGCTGGGCACGCCGGGCAGCACGCAACTCGACGTTGTCGTGCCGCTCAACCCTGCGCCGGCGAGTCTTGAGTTGTACAGGCTGAACGAGATGCCGTGCAAGGGCGGGAGCCCGTTGGTCGACGCGATCAGGTTCAGCTTGGGCGAGATAGCCGATTCGCTGAGGGGGGAGAAGAGGGTCAAGCTGATCAGCGACGGCGGCAACGATGGGGAACCTGTGAAGAACTGCGCGGAGGAGCTAAAGGCTGCAAAGGTGGCCTTCGACGCGATTGAGCTCTCTAACTCCGCCTCCCAGGAGCTGAGGGGCATCGCGACTCTCACAGGAGGCAGGTATTACAGGCCGAACGGCCTCGCGGAGTTCAACGCTGCGATAAGGGAATAA